The following nucleotide sequence is from Thermostaphylospora chromogena.
CCTACCCTGATCGCTACCGCGGTGACCTCGCCGCCTCCCTGTCCAACCTCGGTAACCGCTTTTCGGAGCTAGGGTGCCTTGCCGATGCCCTGGCTGCGGCGCAGGAGGCGGTGGCCATCTACCGGGAGCTGGCCCAGGCCTACCCCGATCGCTACCGTCCCGACCTCGCCCGCTCCCTGTCCAGCCTCGGTGTCCGCTTCTCAAAGTTGGGACGTCCGGTCGAGGCCCTGCCTGCCGAGCAGGAGGCGGTGGCTATCCGCCGGGAGTTGGCCGAGGTCTACCCTGATCGTTACCGTCCTGAACTCGCCGTTTCCTTGTCCTTCCTCGGCATGCTCCTCTCGGAGCTGGGTCACTCCGCTGAAGCGGCAAGGATGAGGCGAGAAGCTGAACGAATCAAAGACGACTACAGCAATACCTGATCGCTCCGAGCTTCACCGCTTCTTGGCGTCGCTAAGTGGATTGAGCGCGTGGGCGGCGTCGGCCGCGCCCGGTCGAGAGCCGTACCGCAACCCAGCCCGGCCGCGGTATCAGGCCCGGTCCCGCGGCCGGTCATGTTGCCTAGAGGCTGTCACGCATGCGGTGAACTGCCATAGGCAGTCGCCGGTTTCCGGCCATGGCTGATCTGCGGCATGGGAGGTGGCTGAGCGGCTTGTCACCGGTGACGCCGGAGTCCGCACGGGTAAAACCGCCTCTTACACGTCCAGGCGATGGGCGAGACGTGACAAGCTCGACACGAGCAAACCGTCAGCGCGTCCTTTGAACGCGCGGGCGAGACCTTCACGGTCGGGATCGATACCGGAGAAGCTTTTGTTCCGGCATGGAGGAACAGGCGTGCGCCGGTCCGCTTACCGAAGCCGGCGCATACCTGCTTTTAGATGTCGATCCCATATCCGTCGAGTTGGTTACGACTGGATGCGCGCAGGTGGGGATAAGCGTAACGCCAGCGAAAAGGGCCACTCGACGCGTGCTTGCCCCCGCTGTAAATGCCCACGATCTTCTCTGTCAGATTTTCAGAAGCTGCAGGATTTGTCGAGGGCTTAGCGGCCTTCGGTCGCCACGTCCTAGTATTTTTCGTCCACGGTTCTGGCGAACAGGTGGTCGGGTTCGACGCATTCCGTATTGCCACAGATTTGGTGGGGGACCTCGCCGGGCACGAGAGGTCGTCCCAGCTTGTGTTGGAGGACCAGGCGGTGAACTCGGTAGAGGGTCCCGTTGACACGTATTTCGGGTTGGCCGGCGTCGTTGATCATGAAGACGTCCCATGTTTCTCGGCACCCGTCGGCGTTTCTCGGAATGGCGAGTGCACGCTTTATAACACGCTCAAAGACATCGGGCGGTATCATGTCTGTTCCTCGCAAACAGGATCGGGCCGCACCCTCGGGTGGTGACAGCCGTCGTGGGCGTATTTATGCGCCTATTTTACCTATGTAAACGATAATCCGGTCTGAATTAGGGTGAGTTTCCGGCAAGGGCTATCGCGCGCGGAGGGACACCTCATGAGCAGTTGCTGCGCGCCTATCGTCTTCGGCCAGGGTGGTACGCCGGGCCGCCCAGCCCTACTGGTCCTGAGAGGCCGCAAGGCTCTCCGGGTCCTGCGGGTGCAGCCTGGGGCAGCCCGGCAGCGAGAGCGTACTGATCATCGACGGTCGGCTGTATCGGCCTCACGTTGGACCCGTCCCTTCAGTCGGACCCGGGGAGGCGATGGCCTCACCGCGTGCGTGTCCGATCAGCCCGGTAACGCCCTGACGACGGTCTCACCCGTGCCGCTGGACCCGGCGGGCCCGTCCCCGGTAACGCGCTTACAGTGTGCATCTTGTCCGCCCCGGGCAACGCGCTGACCACGGATGACAGCGGTTGATCTCTCATACGCGCAATCCGGCAATGATCGAGATAGGAGTGTGCCGGGTGTGCTCGTCAGCTAGACGTCCGGTATGAGAGCGGGGAAGTGGTGGGATCGGCTGCGGGAATCGGTCAGTAGCGGTGATCGGGCGAAGGTATTCAGAGGGCGGGTTGTGATGTTGTGGTGATGCGGTCTCCTGGCCAGAGGGTGGAGTTTAGGATGACAGCGGTGGTGTGGTGCGGCTAGGGCAGCCCAGGGCGGTTCTCTTGGATCGGTTGTTGATCATGCTTTCACCTGGGGTGATGCATTACCGCCGGATCGCTGCAAAACCCGTTCCGCAATACCTGCTGCATGAGGCGGTGACCTGCGGCTTTACCCTCGGGTCACTGATCACCCCTGGAGGGATAGCAACTTTAATCAGGTCGGCGCGCGCACTGGACGCTGGTGTCACTGATCACCCCTGGAGGGATAGCAACCTCGCGACCGGTGTCTGGATCGTGGCTGCGGCTGTCACATCAGCTGCGTCCACGGAAGTGGTGTAGGAGTTTGACCAGGTGACAGGCGTGCCCCAGCCGGCGATCACTCCCGGGTCTACGTCCACCTCATCCGTGCGGGCAGGGCCCGCATGGTGGAAGCACCTCATCAGCGTGACCGAGACTCGTGCGGCGAAAGTTTTCGCGGAGGCGATCAGAGCAGCGCGGTAGCGCCTGTCAGCTGACCCGTTAGCACTGTTAGCTAACCCGTTAGCAAACGCCCCCGGAACACGGTCGTTCCGAGGGCGTTTTGGCTGGTAGGGCGGGCGGGACTTGAACCCGCGACCTACGGATTATGAGTGGGCCGAAGATCGTCCACGGGCGTCTACCGATGACAGAAGGCCCAGCTCAGAGGTTTCATCGAATTGATCATCTTCTATCGATGTCCACGGGTGTCCATGGACGGTATTAGCAATTCCGTTAGCAAGATCCCGGCTCGGGGGGCGTGTGGTGCCTCGGCTGCTCGATGGCAAGCGGATCCGGCGTGCAGGTCCTTGGCGGCCCTGCACGCCGAATCCGCGCGGCAGCCCAACACCGCTTTAAGAGAGCGGTGATCATGTGGCCACCACCGGTGGCTTGAGCTGCGAAAACGCCCGCATGGTCTGTACTTCCCACAAGATCATTCCGCGAATGTCCCATGAGACGGGAGGCTGGAACCCTCCGTGCCAGCCTGTGGCGGGACAGCGAAACGGACGGTCCTGATAGCCGGATGACGGTGGTTGCGATTGCGAGCTTTGTATGGCAAACGTTGTGGGCTGACCGCGGCGCTGTCTGCTAATGCCGACCATCGAGCACGCTGAACTGTGTGACCCGTATGCAATGCAGCGCCTGCGCACGGAACGGGCATACTCCGCCCATGATCTTGAACAGCGGAGGCATCGTGCTGAGGGCGTGCGGTGCGCCATGTCGACTCCCCGGCGGGTCGTCGCCGATTTTCGGTCAGCCTGATGGACACCCGTGTCGGGTATGGACACCGTAAACGCGCGCCCGACCCCGGTGCGGCGGGGCGGGCGCGCACTTACCGCGCCGGTTCGCTCAGCCTACCTCCGGGTCCCGGCCCTGGATGATCTGGCCAGTGCCGGTGAGGAGCACGTTCACACCGAGCGCGTCGTGGTCGTTCGGCCGCTCAGCCGGGACAACGCGCGCCCTTTGGTGATCCACCGTTCGACGGTCTTGGGATCGACCCCGATCGCTTCGGCCAGTTCGGTGACGCTGACGCCTTTCTCTAACAGGGCCGCGCGCAGCCGTTCGTTCGCCATCTCACCTGCCCGCTGAGGACGTCCCGGGACGCACTCATCGTAGGACGGACGTCTTGAACATGTCCCGTCGTGTAGTGATCTCGTCCTCACTCTCCGTCGCATCCTCGGTGCATCACCGGTAACCGCGACCGAAGGGAGACGATCACATGACCGACGCCACTGACCGGCCCGCCTGCGCATGCGGCGCTCTCCCGGCCGCCGGGCAGACCCGCTGCCGCAAGTGCATCGCGCGCGCCAACTGGCTCAAACGTCAGGCGGGCAGACTTCGCCGTACCCGGCGCGCTCGGACCCGCCGTCCTCCGCGTGACCCGCGCGGCACCCTCCGGCCGGGGGTGAGCCGCCCGTGATCGCGGTGGTCATCGCTGCGCTGCTCGGCGCGATCCTCCTCGTCCGCTACGTCATGGTCCTGGTCGGCATCCGCGTGAAGGACCGGGCGATGAGCCTGCGCCATGAGCCTCGGGGCGTCTCGGCGGCGCTGGCCCGCCGGGTCACCGGCTGCCGCGTCGGCCGGCGGGCGATGTGGACGTAGCCAGCTGCTGTTCGACCTTGGCCAGCCGTGCCGACAGCTCCTGTACGGCGGAGCGCAGCTCGGCGACCTCGCTCGCCAGGTCGCCGCCGGCGGGGGCGGCGGAAGCGGCCTCGGCGGGGTCGCGGACGAACACGCCCTTGCCCTGCTGGCCGATGACCAGGCCCTCGTTGCGCAGAAGGCTGACCGCCATCTTCACCACCGACAGCGAGGCGTCGTACTTCTCGGCGAGCCGGGCGGTGGACGGCAGCGGAGTTCCGGGCGCGAGAGAACCGCCGCGGATCTGCGCGCGCAGATCGTCGGCGATCTGGAGATAGGCGGGGCGCCCGGTGTGCTTGACCATCGCCCCCAATCTCACCACACCAAGCCACCCACGCCAACATTGACAACCGAGCCAACCAGGTTGACTATGTTGGCTACGACTCGTAAGAAGGGAGACACCCTATGCGCACGATCCCGATCCCCGTGGACACCAGCAAGCTCACGATCACCTGCGTGAAGGCCCCGCGCCCGCGCCTGCTCAACAAGGACACCGGTGAGGTCAAGACCGACAAGAACGGCAACACCGTCTACGAGATCACCGCCTCCGTCGAGGACGACTCCGGCCGGATCGAACTGGTCCGCATCGGCACCACCGGAGAACCGCCCATCACCGCCGGAGACCGGATCAACGCCGTCGGCCTGGTCGGCTACCTCTGGGAGATGTCCGGAAGGTGGGGCATCTCCTACCGCGCCTCGGCGCTGCTCCCGATCGAGGAGGGCGCCGGTGTCTGACCTGCTCGCCTGGCTCGCGGCCCTGCCGCTGCTCGGGACAGGGCTGTGGGCCTGGCGTCGCTGGCACTACCCGTCGTTCTGGCTGCTCGCCGGCTACCCCGTCACCGCGTTATCCGTCCGCGCCTCCTGGCGGCGCGTGGCGCTCGGCTGCGGACTGACCAAGAAGCGGCAGCGCTGGTGGTTCACCACCGTGCCCGGCGCGATCGCCTCCACCGGGATCGTCCGGGTACGGCGGCGCTTCCAGCGGGTCGCCGTCGACACCAAACCGTTCATGTGGCTGCCGCTGCCCACCCGGCACGGCTGGCACGTCACCGTCTGGACCCTGGAAGGCCAGACCCCGAGCGACTACGCCGACGCCGCCGAACGGCTCGCCCACTCCTGGGGCGTGCACGCGGTCCGCGTCTCCTCACCCCGTCCCGGCCGGGTCGTGCTCACGGCCACCATGCGCGACCCGCTGATCACGGTCGACCGGCTCCCGTCCTCGCCCGACCTGCTCAAAGTCACCGTGGGACGGCTGGAGACCGGCCACCCGTGGATCATCGACTTCCG
It contains:
- a CDS encoding HNH endonuclease, with protein sequence MIPPDVFERVIKRALAIPRNADGCRETWDVFMINDAGQPEIRVNGTLYRVHRLVLQHKLGRPLVPGEVPHQICGNTECVEPDHLFARTVDEKY
- a CDS encoding helix-turn-helix domain-containing protein, yielding MANERLRAALLEKGVSVTELAEAIGVDPKTVERWITKGRALSRLSGRTTTTRSV
- a CDS encoding winged helix-turn-helix domain-containing protein: MVKHTGRPAYLQIADDLRAQIRGGSLAPGTPLPSTARLAEKYDASLSVVKMAVSLLRNEGLVIGQQGKGVFVRDPAEAASAAPAGGDLASEVAELRSAVQELSARLAKVEQQLATSTSPAGRRGSR
- a CDS encoding tetratricopeptide repeat protein translates to MGRPAEALPAEQEAVAIYRELAQAYPDRYRGDLAASLSNLGNRFSELGCLADALAAAQEAVAIYRELAQAYPDRYRPDLARSLSSLGVRFSKLGRPVEALPAEQEAVAIRRELAEVYPDRYRPELAVSLSFLGMLLSELGHSAEAARMRREAERIKDDYSNT